The following nucleotide sequence is from Gallaecimonas pentaromativorans.
GCGTTTAATATCGAGCATTGGCAGCGAACCCCCTTGATGCACGCCGCCCAACACAGCGATGTGGCCATGCTTACATTACTGCTCGCTAACGGCGCCCGCCTCTATGCCAAAGACAGCCTGGGCAAAACCGCCCTCGACTACGCCAAAGACAACCACAAGGACGCCAACGCCGCCTTCTTGCAAGAGGCCAAGCCATGAGCGCCCGCCCCCTTTGTTGGGCCAGCGCCTTGCTCGCCTGCCTGCAACTTGGCGGCTGTGGCAGCACCTTACGCTACGCCTTCGACGACAGCCCCAACCCCTGTAGTAAAACCGGTTACATCTATGGCGGCACCCGCATTGACGGCATGTTGATTGGCAACAGCTTTACCGGCCCAGACCGCTCAGCCGCCCTCGGCGCCTTTGGCCTGGTTGACCTGCCTTTTAGCCTGGTCATGGACACCCTGCTGCTGCCCCTGGCCATTCCCCTCGAAAGCCACTACCACAGCGCCTGCCAACAACAAAAAGTCGCCGACACCACAAAAAGCGCAACGCCTTAATCTCAAAGGCTTTACCCAAAACAAGGCGGTGGTTAAGGTGGGGGTAAAACTCGAAGCGAAAGCACTGCTTTCGCGCAGCAAGCCACCAAGGATGGGTAGCAACTCAAGATGATAAAGGGACTTTGGATAACCTGATTCCACGGGCGGTAGCGTCAATTTAGGTTGAGTCGAAAACCAATCTATTACTCTGATAATTAAGTGTTTTTTTGATTATTGTCATCTGTGGTTGTTCCTTTAATGCCGGGACTATTCGGACCGTCCATGGCCCTCACCCAATGGGCCATCGTCGGTATGACGATGTTCAAGTTTGTTCCTGACAAACTTGTCACCCAAGCAGAGGGGTATCGTAGGTTTTCGGGCTGAAATATATGTGTGGATGCACAGTGTATCTGTTGGCCCAGCTGATCCAGGCCATTTATGACGATAAAGAGCGCTCGTTTTTCCCGGTTTGACCAGTTCTAATACATTGAGGTGGATAAAGTTACTTCTCATCCGATGTGATGATAACGAGCACTCGTCATGCATAAAAACGAGACCGCTCGCTTTTGTGGAGTCATTCTTGGCTTTCACACGAAAATCTAGAGGATGATCAGCTGGTTAAGCTTTTAATGCCGACTGGTCAGATGAGTGAAAGCGAGCGCGCTCGCTAATAAAACTGTTAGCATGCAAGGTGAAACATGGACGACTTTTTGGCTCAAATATATCTGGAACAAGCTAAGCAAGAGTGCGAAAGGTGCTTTCATTCAATCCAAATAATGAATGCAATCACTCAAAGAAAAGTAGAAGACGATTTCTTTCAGCATGCCCTTGATCTGATCCATCATGCCGCTGCCGTCTCTCGTATCTTTTGGCCTCCTGGCGGAAGAAATAAACAAAGCACTAAGCGAGCGCATCGTAGAGGTCAGGTCCTTAGGGAT
It contains:
- a CDS encoding YceK/YidQ family lipoprotein: MSARPLCWASALLACLQLGGCGSTLRYAFDDSPNPCSKTGYIYGGTRIDGMLIGNSFTGPDRSAALGAFGLVDLPFSLVMDTLLLPLAIPLESHYHSACQQQKVADTTKSATP